The Clupea harengus chromosome 22, Ch_v2.0.2, whole genome shotgun sequence genomic sequence CCACCTCTCATGATTGAGAACATGACGCAGGCTGATCTCAGCATACTGACTCATGCTTGACCTCGTCTCTGTGAAGCTGGCAGCAACAGTTGCTGTTTTCTCCCGTAGAGTATCCATTTTGTGATGGGTTTTGATGAGCGCAGGCCTCAGATTGAGACAcgtatttactttttttatcaAACCCAAGTGGGGTGTGGGTGAAGAGTgggaaatatgtttttttttttcccctcttcgtAAAATGGGAATGTTTTTGTCGATGTTCAGAGACTCTAATGTCCCTCGGCATGGGGTGCTTTCAGCAGTCACAGCATTATTCAGCCATTCCCCTCACTGGTTCACCGTGGGAGTTTACTTGAACAAGCAGCATGAGTCACCTTATCCAATGCCAAAGAGTGAAAGGAGATAGTTTACTTTGCCCCAGATGGTGATGCCATCATCAGCAAGTTGGTTCTCAGGGCAACCAACTATTTGTCTGCTTGCTGGAAAGATTGGAGAGCCCTTTTGTGGTCTTGCTCTAGGTGTTTTCACTGCAGGGGTCTCTGGACACGTCCCAGGTGGTGCGAACTACGGACCTACAATGACGCAGCCTAATATCTTGCTCTTCGATGACGATGTCAGTCCCAGCACGACATTTTATCAAGCAGCAGCAACAATATTAGAGTGTCAATGGCTTCATCACGGCTGTATTTACTTTAGAAATGAATATACTAGTACCGCTATGATTCATTAGAGCCCATATATCAGCagatgttttgcttgtgttcattcagtgaccTCAGTCACCTCAACAAGCTAACTATGTAAACTACACTTTATTTTGCTGGATTCACAGCATAACCTCTggtaaatcttttttttaaattgaatttaaaAATGTACGCTTCCACTCACATTGTGTTTAACCAATAAGCGTCAAGCACCACTCAGCAGTTTCAAGGCTGGAAAGAATTACCTCACCCAGAAGTTGGTACTTATAACATATAAGTGTAACTTATTTTGCCCCCAAAAACGGCTCTGAAAAAGGTCCTCCAGGGGCGGTTCCTGCAATGGAAAACTGCAGAAAGGTTTTAAAACAAACCAGTTCCTGCAGTGTAAAAAcgccctctcactctctctcactcgccctctctctctctctctctgcatttacCAGCAGGACTGGCTGAGTGCAGGAGATTACATTAACCTACTAGTCCACTAAGGTCCAAGTATTAGCACATATTCGTTTATGTAATTAGCTCACTAGCACTGGTGTGAGCAGGCCTGTAGGCCTGAGCGTGTGTGGTTCTCCATCCTGTAGGCCTGAGCGTGTGTGGTTCTCCATCCTGTAGGCATGAGCGTGTGTGGTTCTCCATCCTGTAGGCCTGAGCGTGTGTGGTTCTCCATCCTGTAGGCCTGAGCGTGTGTGGTTCTCCATCCTGTAGGCCTGAGCGTGTGTGGTTCTCCATGCATGGCTCAGGCCCTCTGCAAGAAATAAATGGTGTTCACATGTTCGCTTGGTAGCCAGCTAAATGGTACAGACTCATCTGGTGACACATTCCTGTCATCATGAAATAATAAGAGTAGGGTGCTATACTATCAGTTCAATTGTGTGGATAGAACTAACTGTAATAAATGCTTTTTATTTGTCTTCACAGCTCAAATTCTCATAGCTCCTCACCACCAAGCAGTTCCAATGCCTTCAGTTTACTGAGTGCCAGCTCTGAACAGGATAACCCCTCCACCAGTGGCTGCAGGttagtgccacacacacacacacacacgcacacacacacacacacgcacacacacacacacacgcgcgcacgcgcacccgcacacgcacacgcacacacacacagcaggcacttTTTTAATAGAAAGAAACCTGTGTATTTTTCAGCTGTTTTCACTGGTAGCAGGAAGGGATGTTTAATGAGCGAGCTTATGACCGCATTATTTATCACAACAGCAATAACATGAGTGTGATCCGTGGCCAATAACATGAGTGTGATCTGTGGCCAATAACATGAGTGTGATCTGTGGCCAATAACATGAGTGTGATCCGTGGCCAATAACATGAGTGTGATCCGTGGCCAATAACATGAGTGTGATCCGTGGCCAATAACATGAGTGTGATCTGTGGCCAATAACATGAGTGTGATCTGTGGCCAATAACATGAGTGTGATCCGTGGCCAATAACATGAGTGTGATCTGTGGCCAATAACATGAGTGTGATCCGTGGCCAATAACATGAGTGTGATCCGTGGCCAATAACATGAGTGTGATCCGTggccaataacacacacctggcctTCCCACCGCTAGCACTGACTCTGAGCACTGAGGTTAGCATAATGGGAAGAAGCCCAGACGGCTGTGACTTCCTGTGAAATCACACCTAGACATTCTGTCAAGTGTGTGAACAACACCTACAACAGCACATCCTGTTTGACATAACCAAGACACCGCCACTGACGCGCTTGTGCATCTGTGCCTCTGGTGCCCCTGCAGCAGCGAAGAGTCTGCCAAGGCCAAAACACGGAAGGAGCTGATCAAGATTCTGAAGGATCTGAAGAGGCACTTCCCCTcggagaagaggaaaaagtcCAACACCCTCAGCACTCTCAAATACGCCCTCCGCTGCGTCAAACAGGTGGAAGGTAAGGAGCCTTTGAGGAGGGGACGCACGGGGCGCTCACACGTACGCGCTGCGTTAACACATGACAGTGGGCTTGCCTGAcgctggggcgggggggggggggggggggggggggggcaataaagGCATGGAAACAATGCTTGGTGGAAAATGGAGTGAAAGTCTGATCTCATTGTTCTCATTAGTTCTTCTTGTAATCACATCTAACCTTTTGTGTTGTTGTACTTCAGCCAATGAGGAGTACTACCAGCTGCTCATGAACAACGACAGTCAGCCGTCTGGTTTGGATGTGGCCTCGTACACCATAGAGGAGATCGACAGTATTACCTCCGAGTACACACTGAAAAACACTGTAAGTTGGTTTCAAACCTAGACTTAGGTCTAGAACACCTTGAATATGGTTATGCAGGTTCAGATCCACTGACTTTAATAACAATGTCAGACTCGGACATAAAGCATTGACCTGCCAATTGAAATAGATGTTTTCTGTTATTTGCATTCATTCATAAGAACAACATGTTCACGTCTGTTTTAGGACTAACAAAATGACCATCATAAGTGGATTCCACCCTTTGGGTCTTGAGTCTAGTGCTGCACGCATCAGCAGGACAAAGAAACAATTCTGTAATCCCAAGTCTGTAATCCCAAATCTGTAATCCCTAATTGGAAGCATGGTTTTTGGGTTTTTGTCATTATCCAGCAGTATACCAACAGAACATGTATAGTTATACATGACCGAACTACAAGGACCCCCCATTTCGGAATGGGTATCGGTTCCCTCAGTGAACTACATGGAACCACACcaaaaaaactgtcaaaaaaAAAGTGAGCCATAAATATCTCAACACTAGGTGCTGAGAACTGGTCTTAAAGGGCCTCCAAATGATCAAATGATATGAATCAAACATTTTAACCAGAGTTGGGTTGAAATGTGAAATTTGAGCTGTGTGTAATATTTGCATTGACATATGGTGCTGAGAACTGGTCTAAAAGGGCCTCCAAATGATATGATTCAAACATTTTAACCAGAGTGTGGTTGAAGTGTAAATGTGAAGCTGTACATGTGACATTTGAGCTGTGTGTAATCTTTTGCATTGACatgaaattgtgtttttttctgcaggATATTTTTGCGGTGGCGGTGTCCCTCATCACAGGAAAGATTGTGTACATTTCTGACCAGGCAGCTTCCATTCTTAACTGCAAGAGGGAGGTGTTTAAGAACGCCAAGTTTGTGGAGTTTTTAACACCTCAGGATGTCAGTGTGTTCTACAGCTTCACCACGCCTTATCGTCTGCCCTCCTGGAGTATGTGCACTGGAGCAGGtatgtccctctctttctcacgctcacacacacaggagcacatgtacatatataatAGACACAGATATAATCACAGACAAACATTAATGTTGGTTCAGTGTCAGTTATTTTGATAAAGTAGTATGTTGTGATAAGTAGACCAATTCATTGCATGCCTAGCAAGGCCTTTAGATAAGGATAAAGAAAAATGtccaaataaatatataataaattatAAATGCCCCTGATGATGAAATTCACAGACCACCTAGGTCTTCTCTCGCAGGCAACTGTTACCCTGGAAAACATTGTATTCATTGGTCTGTGTGGAGCTTAATTCATGCATTGGCACATTTGTGACACATCGTCACCTGATTgagtggagaggggaaaaactGACGTGTGTGTCAGAGATCAGCCCTCGTACATGTTAATGACAtccctttcccctcttttccttCAAAAGAGTCATCCCCCTCAGACTGCATGCAGGAAAAATCGTTCTTCTGTCGTATCAGGTGAGTGCGTGCGCATTTACACAGAGGGTTGTTCCCGCTCACCATCTGCCTTGCAGGGTTTTATTCATTTGTTAGTCTGGCTCTGAATCAGAGTCAGGAAATTGGTTTATacatagatagagatagagagataaacacCTGCCTTCactgtggtgaaaaaaaaaacccaatgcTGCCTCCTTGAGGACATCAGGCAGAATGCACATTGACACCATCCATAATGGACCATGATGCACAACCACTTTATGGATATCCGTGTGCTCTTCTGAGGAGGGAATAGAGTGGGTTTGCAGCCGGACAGAACAATAATATTCTTCTGCAAGCTCCACATTTTCCAGTGTCATTATGGTTCACAGTAGTGTGGCAGAAATTATTACTGTTGTGACTGTTTAAAGGACAGAGAAAGTCCACAAATCAGTTAGAGCCTACCTTAACCAATAGTCACTCTGATCAATTTCAATCCTAACTGCAGTAATAATTATCTGCATCACTGCAAGTTCACTGCTGCCAGAGCTAGTTTCAGGAATcgtgtattttgtattttcacTTAAGACTGACAAAAATAAACTGAACAGAATTTCATAGCAGTGGCAGGGTGAACACCTGTAAACATTTACCCACTGCTGTCACCACTGACATAATGAGCCacatggtgtgtgggtgtgtgatgtgatgtgatgccAACCTGCCCTATTCCCCTGTTCTGCACTCAGTGGTGGTAAGGAGCGTGAGGGAGACCTCCAGTACTACCCCTTTCGAATGACGCCCTACCTGATGAAGGTGCAAGACTCGGTGCATGCAGAGGACCCGTTCTGCTGCCTCCTGCTGGCTGAAAGGGTGCACTCCGGGTATGAAGGTAAGGCCGCAACCAGCAGATGTGTTTTTACTGCACCATCAACCTGCGCAGTTTTAGAAATCCTGCGCCAATGCATTGACTCCGCTCATTCTAAAATTGGATTTGGTTTGGATTTCTGCTTCCAGCTCCTAGAATCCCAACTGACAAGCGGATCTTTACCACAACACATACTCCTAACTGTGTATTCCAGGACGTGGATGAGAGGTGAGATGCTTGTTTTTTTAGTCCTGTCACCTGTATGATGATGCAGTATGTAACTGTGTCTATATCCAAATTCCAATACCTATGTTGTGTACATATAGACATTATATATAAGATGTGAGTGATGATGATGTTCTTGCATTAGGTTTGTTGTACTTCTCATATTGCAAGGAACTGTTGTAAAGCAATGATTCATGTGTACTGGTTAAGAACTGTTGTAAAACAATGATTCATGTGTACTGGTTAAGAACTGTTGTAAAACAATGATTCATGTGTACTGGTTAAGAACTGTTGTAAAACAATGATTCATGTGTACTGGTTAAGAACTGTTGTAAAACAATGATTCATGTGTACTTCAGGGCTGTTCCATTGCTGGGATACCTACCTCAGGATCTGATAGGTACCCCGGTGCTCTTGCACCTGCATCCCAGCGACCGGCAAGTCATGCTCAGCATCCACAGGAAGAGTGAGTCTCAGCATCACATTATGGggacttttattattattacattatggggacttttattattattatcacattATGGggacttttattattattatcacattATGGGGACTTTTATTATTATCACATTATGGGGACTTTTATTATTATCACATTATGGGGACTTTTATTATTATCACATTATGGggactttattattattattacattatggggacttttattattattatcacattATGGggactttattattattatcacattATGGGGACTTTTTGTTATTAGCATAAGCCAGAGTTCTTCAACCTAAAATGTCACTAAAGGGATTGGATGACCGAGTACTGTTTCTCACTTACAACACCACAGACTGAATATAATGACTTCTGTTTGAGACATTACCAGGACATGACCAGGCTTTTCTATTGAGTTCTCCATTGCACGCCAGCACACAGCATCAGGGGCTGATTGTAACAGCActtcgtgtctctctctctcctctcctcagtcctGCAGCAGGCAGGTCAGCCCTTTGACCAGTCTATCCGCCTCTGCACCCGCAGCGGGGAGTACGTCACCCTAGACACCAGCTGGTCCAGCTTCGTCAACCCCTGGAGCCGAAAAGTGTCCTTTGTCATTGGCCGTCACAAAGTCCGCATGTGAGTGCAAGAAGAGGGGGTTTCATTTTGGGACATTTTTAATgacaaaccaccaccaccaccacatcaagTCAAACGCACCCTAATCAAATCTGGCCCGGTGAACGAGGATGTGTTTGTCTCAGAAACTCACTCAACCCTTCTGTCACACAGTGGGCCGGTGAAcgaggatgtgtttgtgtcagaaacTCACTCAACCCTTCTGTCACACAGTGGGCCGGTGAAcgaggatgtgtttgtgtcagaaacTCACTCAACCCTTCTGTCACACAGTGGGCCGGTGAAcgaggatgtgtttgtgtcagaaacTCACTCAACCCTTCTGTCACACAGTGGCCCGGTGAATGAGGATGTGTTTGCCGCTCCCGCCGTGGCCGAGGGGAAGGCCATGGACTCAGACATCCATGACATCACAGAGCAGATCCACCGCCTCCTCctgcaggtgagacacacagagacggaaccggtgaccagtgaccagtgggTTCAAGAATCATGGACGCCACTTCTATAGTGTCATTGTTAGAGATACACACTTCTATAGTGTCATTGTTAGATCTACACACTTCTATAGTGTCATTGTTAGTGATACACACTTCTATAGTGTCATTGTTAGAGATAAACACTTCTATAGTGTCATTGTTAGAGATACACACTTCTATAGTGTCATTGTTAGAGATACACACTTATATAGTGTCATTGTTAGAGATACACACTTCTATAGTGTCATTGTTAGAGATACACACTTATATAGTGTCATTGTTAGAGATACACACTTCTATAGTGTCATTGTTCGATctacacacttatatacacatttTAACACCTAATGTTCAGTCATTCAAAGTAACACCAAAGCTAACTGAAGGAACAACAGGCAGGTGATTGGGAAGAAGGCATTGTGAGCTTTTGACTATTGACCACTGCTACTTGCCCCCCCCCGCAGCCAGTGCACGCCAACGGCTCCAGTGGCTACGGAAGCCTCGGCGGCAGCAACGAGCACCTGATGAGCGTGGCCTCCTCCTCCGGCGAGAGCGCGGGGAACGGCGGCCGGGCCCGatcagaggaggtggaggaggaggaggaggaggagcgtggGAAGGCCAAGCCCGTgagtcagccagtcagtcagcactcttgtctgtctatctgtcccccatccacacagaacagcactcatttacatttagtcatttagcagacgctttgatccaaagcgacttacatatgtgtgacttacaatgtatacacattttacattttacactgatggcacactgcacatcaggagcaattaggggttcagtgtcttgctcaaggacgcttcgacagggaatcgaactagcaaccttctgattactatacgacttctctacctcctgtaccactgtcgcctgtAGCACTCATCACCACTTCCCTGACAGCACCACTAATAGCCTGGAGTCACAGATCGAACTACTCCACTTCCCAAAGCTGTTCTAATGATCCACACGCAAAATTCGTGGGTGGACGTGAACAATTCTATTTTTGTTCCTGGTCGCTTTTGGTACCTTGAAATAAGACATCTTGAAAATTAAGTCTGGATTAGTTCATTCCGGGGTCTGGAAATAGGTTGTCTACTATTGTTTGTGATGGTGTGGTTATCACGGTGACATTTCTGTCCTTTTTCCCCCCCACAGCGTTCGTTCCAGGAGATCTGTAAGGGTGTGCACATGCAGAAGAACCAAGAGCTGCAGACCAAGAGGAGCCCCAACAGTAAGTAGAAACACGGAGAGCAGAACGAGTGTCAGCCACGTCATGATGGCAGCCATGTCCTGCTGCTTAACTGAGCCCAACAATCACCGTGCCGTCTCTCCAGTAGAACCGCCCCAGAAGAGCACGCTGGGTCGGCCCAAAGACACGGCCATTCAGGCCCTTCCGGCGTGCTGGAGGGAAAGTCCAGGGAACCCAGAGGAACGGCTGACCCTGCAGGAGGAGCTGGCCTTCAAGGACCAAACCGTCTACTCCTACCAGCAGATCAGCTGCCTGGACAGTGTCATCAGGTGAGGACGCACTACCCATGGGTGTGCTTTCCTCAAAGGTTCAGTCCACAATTCTCATCCAGTACACTTTCGgttcaaattcagctaattcaTCTTCACATTCCTGTTATTGTCCGTTCTGTGGGTGTGTTCAGAAAAGATGGGCCGTTTGTGAAtgagcatttctgtgtgtgtgctctcatccAGATATCTGGAGAGCTGTAACATCCCCATCACCGTGAAGAGGAAATGCCAGTCCTCCTCCAACACAGCGTCCTCCAACTCAGATGAGGACAAACAGAAAGCAGATAGCTCCAGGCCAGCAGCTGAAGGTACCATAGGCTCCTCTTCTTTCATTGGCCAAGCCTTCTCTTCAGTACAGTGACTTAACCCATACAGACTAAATGGACTTGTATTTGCCAATATATTTATCGGAAATCCACACGTTTGAAACCCACTAGTATATTTATTTGAGCTTTCAAATTGAGTGACAAaagttgactgtgtgtgtgtatcttggcATTTGGATGGTAACATTCATTACAGCAAGTCTTAACCTCTAGTTGATATTCTTGGTCAAAATCCTATTGAAAATGGCCTACCCCTTTAGATTAACCTGTGGGACGTTGGTTGAAACGCAAATGTCCCTTATTCTTGCTATAGCtgctgtattgtgtttgtggTATGTTTAAGCCTGTTATGTAGCGTAACCTGCCAATGACGTCTTTGACGGGTGTTCTAAGACAGGTGACTAAGGTCTAAGGTGGTTGAAATGAAAGGATTGATGATAAATGATCTAACGCCTGCCTCTCACTCCACTGTTGCCCTTCTCCTCTCAGCAGAGGCTCCACTGCTGAAAGCCCAGCCCAGTCTGGCCACTCTGAGAGTGGCCAAGAAGACCCCAGCCCCTGGGGTGGTGAGCACGTCCCTGGCCCCCCTGACCCTGCCCAGTAAAGCCGAGAGCGTGGTGTCCATCACCAGCCAGTGCAGCTACAGCAGCACCATCGTTCATGTTGGAGACAAGAAGCCACAGCCTGAATCAGGTACCTTTGCCTGTCAAGCCTAACATTGGATATGGTCAATGACTGGTAATGGTGATGGTGGACTGTGTCTTTGGAGCAGTGAAGCTGCCCTTCACCTGATGGTCTGTACTGTGTCTTGTAATAGTCTCCCTCCTTTCATCTGTGCAGAGATCATCGAAGATGTCTCAGGTGGTGGAGAGGCAGTGGAGTGTCAGACATCCATCCCCCCGATTGCAGTTTCTCCTCCCAGCCAGGAGAGGGAGGCATACAAGAAGCTGGGCCTGACAACGCAGTCGCTGGCAGCACACACGCAGAAGGAAGAGCAGGCGTTTCTCAGCCGCTTCAGGGAGCTGCGCGGCGTCCATGCCTTCAAGGCGGACTGCTCTCACTAcctggagagacagaagggacaGATGGCCTCTGATGGTAAGGTTCCAATCCCACAGATGAACAGACACTCCTGGGAATGGGGTTCAAGCAGGGACATGCTTTTGTTCTTTACAATGATTTGCATTAAAGAAATTTCCTTATAGAGGATTCCATTAGGAAAACAGCCTAACTCTAAGTATCCTTCCTGGCTGGCAGGTGTGGAAGGTGTGTCAATCATTAGTCCCAACCCTACATGAATATTTGTGCAACGACTGCTCTGAGACAGACACTGCTGCAATGTCTGTTAACAGAGAAGGcagaaaagaacagaataaCACTCTCGCTCTTAAACCTTGACCTTGACACTGTCTACCAGACTAGTTTCCCACTCATCTTACAGCAGCTCAGGTTTCTCCCATTTAGAGCATTAtaagtgtgttttgtggtgcAAAAATTGCTGTAGCCTCAGAATAAATTAGATATAAAACTCAAAACCATCATGGTTTTTCATTTTGATGATTCTTTATGGGGGGCATTGTGGTTGGCTCATACGCTGTGTGAGAAAGGGGAAATTGAGGCTtctgagatgaggagatgaggctCACTCACTCTGGTTTCTGCTGTCTTGTTCCTGTTGGTCCTCTGCAGCTGTCCCAGCTCTGCGCGGGTGCAAGCAGGGCGAGCCCACCACCCGGCGCGGCGGCCGCCACAAGAAGACCAAGTCCAAGCGTGTGAAACAGAACGAGTCGTCTGACAGCACGCTGTCACAcagggggcagcagcagcagcagcagcagcaccggcCCCCGCTGCAGGGCCTCCAGCAGACCTCCTGGTCCCTCTCGGACACGTCCCAGTCCACGTTCCCCGTCGCCTACCCCGCCGTCATGCCTGCCTACCCGCTCCAGATGTACCCCGGCACCAGTGCCATGGCTCCCCAGGTGGATCCATCTCTGTCCCGCTTTGGCGAGAGCCAGTGCAGCCAGGACCCTCGCTGCCCCCTCCAGCCCCCGACCTACCCCGCTCCGCTGGTGGCGCCCATGGTGACGCCCATGGTGGCTCTGGTGCTGCCCAACTACGTGTTCCCTCAGATGGCCAGCGCTCCCCGCCAGCCCTTCTACCCCGAGCAGAGCCCTTTCCCCACACAGGCCGCTTTCCAGGCCCAGCCCCAGTTCCCGGTCCAGTCCACCTTTGCGGTGCAGACACAGTTCGCCACGCAGAACCCCTtcacgccgccgccgccgccgaccTTCACGCCGCAACCCTTCTCCTTCATGCTGCCGGCTGAGCCCCCGAATCCCCCGGAGATGAGGGAGGGCCAGTCGCGCTGCTCCACACCACAGTCCCTGGGAGCCCGGGACCAGGCCTCGCCTCCGCTCTTCCAGTCGCGCTGCAGCTCGCCGCTCCAGCTCAACCTgctgcagctggaggagagacaggacagTGCAGCCCCCCCTGCTGGGGCGCAGGGGAACTGCAGTGCCAATGTGGAAAAGGCCAACAACAGTGTGCAAACCAAACCTGACACAGAGCTGCAACAGGTAGAGTCTTATCTggttttgcttcttttttttctttcttttcatccctgcctccagtggtgtataaagtacccaaaagccatacttgagtaaaagtaaagataccttactggaaaatgactcaagtaaaagtaaaagtaaccttttagaatactacttgagtaaaagtcttaaagtatctgatctttactgtacttaagtaccaaaagtaattttctgatattaaatgtacttaagtattgaaagtaaaagtacaagtaaatgctgttaataaaaaagcaaagggtcagaattttgagaattatgaagtttattccgactagaatgagcatacttataaactgggccttatttgaacacaatttgaacacaataggcaatactaaagcagcaccgaaagtaacaacccagtcattacttgaaactgaaaaaaatgttgttcatcttcaaacaaaacgtcccaaaaagcaattttaatctttgtaacattttgtgaatgggctcctgagtatcccaaggtatgcataaggcacaacctgagagcaataacctggcgatctgatacaaagccatagcattacatcaggatcatcagttttacaagcaagttatcggtatagtgactgtgaaatactttcagcaacatgcacacacatcccttgaacaataacgttactagcagctattttgctccacactgctacgttactgtactgtactttagattgtcattaacgtgcgctaggaccactgattcgccaaacctgcttgcagtctgtgttctaccacagtccccgacgttggtctcgtcactctcatgattaattttttttctaaagatgatttgattttgtaacgagtaacgaaggtttaaggggaaatgtatcggagtaaaagtatcagttttctttgcaaaatgtagcggagtaaaagtaaacagaaatataagtagtaaagtaaagtacagatatcccaaaaaactacttaagtacagtaacgaagtatttctactttgttactatacaacactgcctgcctcccctctctgtcttcc encodes the following:
- the per2 gene encoding period circadian protein homolog 2 isoform X9 encodes the protein MSEDSFSKPYLFPSLEAQGGGGSSMASSEGSDSSSQDPPAAPHSKRKMARALHEEDVEMKSSGSSGSGSESHGNDSHGNESHGNESHGNESSGSSNGHSKDSAMQESSGSNNSSNSHSSSPPSSSNAFSLLSASSEQDNPSTSGCSSEESAKAKTRKELIKILKDLKRHFPSEKRKKSNTLSTLKYALRCVKQVEANEEYYQLLMNNDSQPSGLDVASYTIEEIDSITSEYTLKNTDIFAVAVSLITGKIVYISDQAASILNCKREVFKNAKFVEFLTPQDVSVFYSFTTPYRLPSWSMCTGAESSPSDCMQEKSFFCRISGGKEREGDLQYYPFRMTPYLMKVQDSVHAEDPFCCLLLAERVHSGYEAPRIPTDKRIFTTTHTPNCVFQDVDERAVPLLGYLPQDLIGTPVLLHLHPSDRQVMLSIHRKILQQAGQPFDQSIRLCTRSGEYVTLDTSWSSFVNPWSRKVSFVIGRHKVRIGPVNEDVFAAPAVAEGKAMDSDIHDITEQIHRLLLQPVHANGSSGYGSLGGSNEHLMSVASSSGESAGNGGRARSEEVEEEEEEERGKAKPRSFQEICKGVHMQKNQELQTKRSPNKPPQKSTLGRPKDTAIQALPACWRESPGNPEERLTLQEELAFKDQTVYSYQQISCLDSVIRYLESCNIPITVKRKCQSSSNTASSNSDEDKQKADSSRPAAEEAPLLKAQPSLATLRVAKKTPAPGVVSTSLAPLTLPSKAESVVSITSQCSYSSTIVHVGDKKPQPESEIIEDVSGGGEAVECQTSIPPIAVSPPSQEREAYKKLGLTTQSLAAHTQKEEQAFLSRFRELRGVHAFKADCSHYLERQKGQMASDAVPALRGCKQGEPTTRRGGRHKKTKSKRVKQNESSDSTLSHRGQQQQQQQHRPPLQGLQQTSWSLSDTSQSTFPVAYPAVMPAYPLQMYPGTSAMAPQVDPSLSRFGESQCSQDPRCPLQPPTYPAPLVAPMVTPMVALVLPNYVFPQMASAPRQPFYPEQSPFPTQAAFQAQPQFPVQSTFAVQTQFATQNPFTPPPPPTFTPQPFSFMLPAEPPNPPEMREGQSRCSTPQSLGARDQASPPLFQSRCSSPLQLNLLQLEERQDSAAPPAGAQGNCSANVEKANNSVQTKPDTELQQEVGSPADSHQSDGNSSSSDMLDILLLDSRSGTGSATSGSMVSGSNGCGTSAYGTSTSGASASGTGSSHISNHSSNYFGSVDSSQKSHSRAKEPDAGMTIGLSGDMEVEEEQHLSNDMQKILRDDREKLRQMQKSQPRFTKDQKRELVEVHPWMRRGGLPKTIDVKACVGCEHLSGSLIEEESPDSDMGEADTREEASAHKTSEQQQQPDSALGLTTGT
- the per2 gene encoding period circadian protein homolog 2 isoform X5; this encodes MSEDSFSKPYLFPSLEAQGGGGSSMASSEGSDSSSQDPPAAPHSKRKMARALHEEDVEMKSSGSSGSGSESHGNDSHGNESHGNESHGNESSGSSNGHSKDSAMQESSGSNNSSNSHSSSPPSSSNAFSLLSASSEQDNPSTSGCSSEESAKAKTRKELIKILKDLKRHFPSEKRKKSNTLSTLKYALRCVKQVEANEEYYQLLMNNDSQPSGLDVASYTIEEIDSITSEYTLKNTDIFAVAVSLITGKIVYISDQAASILNCKREVFKNAKFVEFLTPQDVSVFYSFTTPYRLPSWSMCTGAESSPSDCMQEKSFFCRISGGKEREGDLQYYPFRMTPYLMKVQDSVHAEDPFCCLLLAERVHSGYEAPRIPTDKRIFTTTHTPNCVFQDVDERAVPLLGYLPQDLIGTPVLLHLHPSDRQVMLSIHRKILQQAGQPFDQSIRLCTRSGEYVTLDTSWSSFVNPWSRKVSFVIGRHKVRIGPVNEDVFAAPAVAEGKAMDSDIHDITEQIHRLLLQPVHANGSSGYGSLGGSNEHLMSVASSSGESAGNGGRARSEEVEEEEEEERGKAKPRSFQEICKGVHMQKNQELQTKRSPNIEPPQKSTLGRPKDTAIQALPACWRESPGNPEERLTLQEELAFKDQTVYSYQQISCLDSVIRYLESCNIPITVKRKCQSSSNTASSNSDEDKQKADSSRPAAEEAPLLKAQPSLATLRVAKKTPAPGVVSTSLAPLTLPSKAESVVSITSQCSYSSTIVHVGDKKPQPESEIIEDVSGGGEAVECQTSIPPIAVSPPSQEREAYKKLGLTTQSLAAHTQKEEQAFLSRFRELRGVHAFKADCSHYLERQKGQMASDAVPALRGCKQGEPTTRRGGRHKKTKSKRVKQNESSDSTLSHRGQQQQQQQHRPPLQGLQQTSWSLSDTSQSTFPVAYPAVMPAYPLQMYPGTSAMAPQVDPSLSRFGESQCSQDPRCPLQPPTYPAPLVAPMVTPMVALVLPNYVFPQMASAPRQPFYPEQSPFPTQAAFQAQPQFPVQSTFAVQTQFATQNPFTPPPPPTFTPQPFSFMLPAEPPNPPEMREGQSRCSTPQSLGARDQASPPLFQSRCSSPLQLNLLQLEERQDSAAPPAGAQGNCSANVEKANNSVQTKPDTELQQRTLKQPGLVRARPASPPGPPGPSGLRQSDGCGLSWEKLFPKLKCYSKEEVGSPADSHQSDGNSSSSDMLDILLLDSRSGTGSATSGSMVSGSNGCGTSAYGTSTSGASASGTGSSHISNHSSNYFGSVDSSQKSHSRAKEPDAGMTIGLSGDMEVEEEQHLSNDMQKILRDDREKLRQMQKSQPRFTKDQKRELVEVHPWMRRGGLPKTIDVKACVGCEHLSGSLIEEESPDSDMGEADTREEASAHKTSEQQQQPDSALGLTTGT